A DNA window from Ranitomeya imitator isolate aRanImi1 chromosome 2, aRanImi1.pri, whole genome shotgun sequence contains the following coding sequences:
- the LOC138661890 gene encoding oocyte zinc finger protein XlCOF6-like — MTENSIPAPLNLSLNKYHCHECGESFNSKSSCISHQLTHSIKAEQASPTRDLDDDYSFHAVPKSEPLQCSECGMYFSSIFQLHAHFKTHVQERPFPCMKCEKSFNWKSNLKRHLKIHTKEDVITRCLNGDSWEEIQTEFRPFPCLECGKTFSCITSLRKHEKLHSSQGAFSCPECGKQFSSSSKVKSHLKTHSGEKPYQCMKCGKRFGWNSNLKRHQRVHVGGKGCKPFLVNAPSSSNVDTGALNECAELFTKNVYYVSNDEIHTVVKLFPCLECGNYFNSCLALKKHQRIHKRRKTLMCGECGVIFTCKFKFRSHQKVHSKEKPFKCLACGRCFGWKSNLTRHLKVHANEKPMVCQECGRKFLWRSNLRRHEKIHLGQRIFACLQNRSNLIYTKISPIATKMVQTRYKELTQCSQDGYMITISGMLQRIHLGTKRFGCIKCGRRFRSYFNFFLHRRIHVRSKPFSCSECGERFPTQRHLLYHEGIHNVENVVII, encoded by the coding sequence ATGACTGAAAACTCAATTCCAGCCCCCCTAAACCTGTCGTTAAACAAATATCATTGTCACGAATGCGGTGAGAGCTTCAATAGTAAATCCTCCTGTatctcccatcagctgacacacaGCATAAAAGCGGAGCAGGCCTCCCCTACACGTGATCTCGATGATGACTATTCATTTCACGCCGTGCCAAAAAGCGAACCGCTTCAGTGTTCAGAATGTGGAATGTACTTCTCATCCATTTTCCAACTTCACGCCCATTTTAAAACCCACGTACAAGAGCGACCGTTTCCTTGTATGAAATGCGAGAAAAGTTTTAACTGGAAGTCGAATCTTAAAAGACATTTGAAGATTCACACGAAGGAAGACGTGATCACGAGATGTCTTAACGGAGACAGCTGGGAGGAAATCCAGACCGAATTCAGACCGTTTCCCTGTCTCGAGTGCGGAAAGACCTTCTCGTGTATCACGTCACTCAGGAAGCACGAGAAGCTCCACTCGTCACAGGGGGCGTTTTCCTGTCCCGAATGTGGAAAACAGTTCTCTTCGAGTTCCAAGGTGAAGAGTCACCTGAAGACACATTCTGGTGAGAAACCCTACCAGTGTATGAAATGCGGGAAACGTTTTGGCTGGAACTCTAATCTGAAGAGACATCAGAGGGTCCACGTCGGAGGTAAAGGATGCAAACCGTTTTTAGTTAACGCACCTTCAAGCTCCAACGTGGACACTGGAGCACTCAATGAATGTGCCGAACTGTTCACCAAGAACGTCTACTACGTGAGCAACGACGAGATCCACACGGTGGTCAAGCTGTTTCCGTGTTTAGAGTGCGGAAATTATTTCAATAGTTGTTTAGCGCTAAAAAAGCATCAACGAATCCATAAAAGACGGAAGACTCTCATGTGCGGAGAATGTGGGGTCATCTTCACCTGCAAATTTAAGTTCCGCAGCCATCAAAAGGTTCACTCGAAAGAGAAGCCCTTCAAATGTCTCGCGTGTGGAAGATGTTTCGGGTGGAAATCGAACCTCACCAGGCACCTGAAGGTGCACGCCAATGAGAAACCTATGGTATGtcaagaatgtgggaggaaatttcTGTGGCGCTCGAATCTCAGAAGACACGAGAAAATTCATTTAGGGCAGAGGATTTTTGCTTGTCTTCAGAATAGGTCAAATCTGATCTACACCAAGATTAGTCCTATCGCCACCAAAATGGTTCAGACGAGGTATAAAGAACTCACCCAGTGcagtcaggatggatatatgatcACCATTTCGGGGATGCTACAGAGAATTCACCTGGGAACAAAACGTTTTGGATGCATTAAATGTGGCAGAAGGTTCCGCTcgtatttcaatttttttcttcaCAGGAGAATTCACGTCAGGTCGAAACCATTTTCGTGTTCGGAGTGTGGCGAAAGGTTCCCAACCCAAAGACATCTTCTGTATCATGAGGGAATTCACAATGTGGAAAATGTTGTCATTATATGA